One stretch of Nocardia mangyaensis DNA includes these proteins:
- a CDS encoding LuxR family transcriptional regulator: MVCQAIAILDDLATPELINQVVDEDDHIIARAIGRLRDSGLLSGLRFPDPGLRRSVLDRTSPDVSAWLHHRIADVLHRQGAAPSTVAQFLVKSGYARFPGAVAVLRAAADSALLHNQTGSAVKFLELAYRVSTHVDDRTAIAAMLVSVEWRANPSVATRNFGRLWSAARNERLAPAYLVTLVIHLLWQGRDDDAHEALLTLRAQTHDPDRTIEFLWSWLAFTHPEAAPGDAPERFAIDRTDPAISPYEHAVDVLRGMMSGADQRNSVFAAQSILNHHRLGAATIDALVVAVEGLIHVGNLNDAEAWCDTLLAEAVARRAPTWQALFTALRAEISLREGDMPHAVQYGLDALNLVPAKGLGTRIGRPLACLIRGLTATMQYDEVRRQLDRPVPEAMFRSRYGLLYLHARGHYHLAVGDHDRALHDFERCGALMRGWGLDLPQLVPWRNDLAETYLAMGRPEAAGDYANEHLRHLERTAKLHRTRGVSLRLLALTTTGENRVRVLRSAAAIARDHGDRYELARALGELGVAYDTLGQPRRAQSLRRTATRLIKETTASAPRATEPTVVAIEDAAGGGAEQLSTAERRVAELAAGGMRNREVAVELGITISTVEQHLTQVYRKLHVKRRTELRFLIQSPAPDHGGEQREI, from the coding sequence TTGGTCTGCCAGGCAATAGCGATTCTGGACGACCTGGCAACTCCCGAGCTCATCAACCAGGTTGTCGACGAGGACGATCACATTATCGCGCGCGCCATCGGCCGACTGCGCGATTCCGGGTTGCTGTCCGGGCTCAGGTTCCCCGACCCCGGACTACGCCGCAGTGTGCTGGATCGGACCTCGCCGGACGTCAGTGCGTGGCTGCACCACCGGATTGCCGACGTGCTGCACCGTCAGGGCGCGGCGCCGAGTACCGTCGCGCAATTCCTCGTCAAGTCCGGATACGCGCGCTTTCCCGGAGCGGTGGCGGTGTTGCGGGCTGCCGCCGACTCCGCACTGCTGCACAACCAGACCGGTTCGGCCGTGAAGTTCTTGGAACTCGCCTATCGCGTCAGTACCCATGTCGACGATCGAACCGCCATCGCGGCGATGCTGGTGTCGGTGGAATGGCGGGCCAATCCCTCGGTGGCGACGCGTAACTTCGGCCGACTGTGGTCCGCGGCCCGCAACGAACGGCTGGCGCCCGCGTATCTGGTGACCTTGGTCATCCACTTGCTGTGGCAGGGCCGCGACGACGACGCCCACGAGGCTTTGCTGACACTGCGCGCGCAGACGCACGATCCAGATCGAACCATCGAGTTCCTGTGGTCCTGGCTCGCCTTCACTCATCCCGAGGCAGCGCCGGGCGATGCCCCCGAACGCTTCGCCATCGATCGGACCGATCCTGCGATCTCGCCGTACGAACATGCGGTCGATGTCCTGCGCGGCATGATGTCCGGTGCGGATCAACGGAATTCGGTTTTCGCCGCGCAGTCGATCCTGAACCATCATCGGCTCGGTGCTGCCACGATCGACGCTCTGGTCGTGGCTGTGGAGGGCCTGATCCATGTCGGCAACCTCAACGACGCCGAGGCGTGGTGCGACACCTTGCTCGCCGAGGCGGTGGCTCGACGAGCACCCACCTGGCAGGCGCTGTTCACCGCCCTACGCGCGGAGATCTCGCTGCGGGAGGGGGATATGCCGCACGCCGTGCAATACGGGCTGGACGCACTGAATCTGGTTCCGGCGAAGGGGCTCGGAACCCGGATCGGGCGTCCCCTGGCCTGCCTGATTCGCGGGCTCACCGCGACCATGCAGTACGACGAGGTCCGCAGGCAACTCGACCGCCCGGTGCCGGAGGCGATGTTCCGATCCCGATACGGACTGCTGTACCTGCACGCGCGCGGTCACTACCATCTCGCGGTCGGCGATCATGATCGGGCGTTGCACGATTTCGAGCGCTGTGGAGCGCTGATGCGGGGCTGGGGGCTGGATCTACCGCAACTGGTGCCCTGGCGAAACGATCTCGCCGAAACCTACCTGGCCATGGGTCGGCCCGAAGCAGCGGGCGACTACGCGAACGAACATCTGCGGCATCTGGAGCGCACCGCGAAACTGCATCGTACGAGGGGTGTCTCGCTGCGACTGCTGGCCTTGACGACCACGGGTGAGAACCGGGTGCGGGTCTTGCGGTCGGCCGCGGCCATCGCCCGTGACCACGGCGACAGGTACGAACTCGCGCGTGCTCTCGGCGAACTCGGGGTCGCCTACGACACGCTCGGACAACCTCGGCGCGCCCAATCGCTGCGCCGCACCGCGACCCGTTTGATCAAGGAAACCACCGCGAGTGCTCCGCGTGCGACGGAGCCGACGGTCGTCGCGATCGAAGACGCTGCGGGCGGGGGTGCTGAGCAACTCAGTACCGCCGAGCGCCGCGTCGCCGAATTGGCCGCCGGGGGGATGCGCAACAGGGAGGTCGCGGTGGAACTCGGGATCACGATCAGCACGGTCGAGCAGCATCTCACCCAGGTCTACCGGAAGCTGCACGTCAAACGGCGCACCGAATTGAGATTTCTGATCCAGTCACCTGCCCCGGACCACGGCGGCGAGCAGAGAGAGATCTGA
- a CDS encoding VOC family protein yields MTTTNGDSEILCITPQLVVRDAVAAARWYCDALGAAERARIALPDGRVLVIELEFGQMPVCVVDEFPHLGITSPLTLGGTYCALHLATGELAVLWQRAVHAGAVVFRPIRNNQWGHYNGEILDPFGHRWALSQHVRDISPQEIARVAADALPLDA; encoded by the coding sequence ATGACCACAACCAATGGAGACTCTGAAATACTCTGCATCACACCACAGCTGGTCGTCCGCGATGCGGTCGCTGCCGCCAGGTGGTACTGCGACGCCCTGGGTGCTGCGGAAAGGGCTCGCATCGCACTTCCGGACGGCAGGGTCTTGGTGATCGAGCTCGAATTCGGGCAAATGCCCGTGTGCGTGGTGGACGAGTTCCCACACTTGGGGATCACCTCGCCGCTCACACTGGGCGGCACCTACTGTGCGTTGCATCTGGCCACCGGCGAACTGGCTGTTCTGTGGCAGCGGGCTGTCCACGCCGGGGCAGTGGTGTTTCGCCCGATCCGGAACAACCAGTGGGGCCACTACAATGGTGAGATCCTCGATCCGTTCGGGCATCGATGGGCGTTATCGCAGCATGTCCGGGATATCTCTCCCCAAGAGATCGCCCGTGTGGCTGCCGACGCGCTCCCTCTCGACGCGTGA
- a CDS encoding VOC family protein, whose protein sequence is MTATATDFHHVGLITHDMEWTIATYERLGFSFVAVPQPRMRLETTVEPDVFGTRYRTAIFETNYLEVLPHTDPQAWGWISQGGGGYSTDNIRGRYEGMCLMHLATDDIELLRDRLTAHAVPCDDIRRYQRDIDTPVGPQLMQVLAFSFPHPGNPEGLIEFAQHLTPELVLQSRHTSHPNGARRISETIVCAGDPERYARKYDLYTGQRYGMVDPHYFLVDFGDDTRISVFSPQRIGALYPGCDTPDPGLVGFVTEVTSLAATRAHLTSHHVLFTERHGQLVVDPRDSGGNIVIFSEPLE, encoded by the coding sequence ATGACCGCCACTGCCACCGATTTCCACCATGTGGGCCTGATCACCCACGACATGGAATGGACCATCGCCACCTACGAGCGCCTCGGCTTCTCCTTCGTCGCGGTGCCCCAGCCCAGAATGAGGCTGGAGACAACCGTCGAACCCGATGTGTTCGGCACGCGATATCGCACCGCGATCTTCGAAACGAACTACCTCGAGGTCCTCCCGCACACCGACCCGCAGGCATGGGGGTGGATATCCCAGGGCGGTGGGGGCTACAGCACAGACAACATTCGCGGCCGCTACGAGGGCATGTGCCTGATGCATCTGGCCACCGACGACATCGAATTGCTGCGAGATCGTTTGACCGCGCACGCGGTGCCCTGCGACGACATCAGAAGATACCAGCGCGACATCGACACTCCTGTCGGCCCGCAGTTGATGCAGGTGTTGGCATTCTCGTTTCCCCATCCGGGCAACCCCGAAGGCCTGATCGAGTTCGCGCAGCACCTGACTCCCGAACTGGTGCTGCAATCACGGCACACGAGCCACCCCAACGGGGCTCGCCGGATCAGCGAGACGATCGTGTGCGCCGGCGACCCGGAGCGCTACGCCCGCAAGTACGACCTATATACCGGCCAGCGATACGGCATGGTCGATCCTCATTACTTCCTGGTCGATTTCGGCGACGATACACGCATCTCCGTGTTTTCCCCGCAGCGGATCGGCGCCTTGTATCCGGGGTGTGACACCCCCGATCCCGGACTTGTCGGATTCGTGACCGAGGTGACAAGCCTTGCCGCCACCCGCGCGCACCTGACCAGCCATCATGTTCTGTTCACCGAACGGCACGGGCAGTTGGTCGTGGATCCGCGCGACTCCGGTGGCAACATCGTGATCTTCAGCGAGCCCCTGGAATGA
- a CDS encoding cutinase family protein, giving the protein MNLSRRAPGAYGTVPRLAALIGTACVIAAATIDGISGQSGAEPTPQCPVEYVVAIPGTWEPAAVAENNPDQGMLGAAVAGLPAGIVADIVAYPATGFPWETEVYGVSKRIARDRAAALIETMALRCPNTRIGLLGYSQGADAAGDLAAEIGAGGTAIDPARVVAVGLLSDPRRAADDPLVGPAVPGEGAAGPRIGGFGQLTPVVHTFCLTGDLYCATPTQDFVTRLAGFAVRISEADPARAQDYQREFGHLWDALLRSGGPQEVLQQQWAHNQQWVQRLSDFHASGVHLRYATEPVADGMTPVEWTRRHLLACAERPMS; this is encoded by the coding sequence ATGAACCTCTCGCGTAGGGCACCGGGTGCATACGGCACCGTGCCACGGCTGGCCGCGCTGATCGGGACTGCGTGCGTGATCGCGGCGGCGACGATCGATGGGATCTCAGGGCAGTCCGGTGCCGAGCCGACGCCGCAGTGCCCGGTCGAATATGTCGTGGCGATACCGGGAACCTGGGAACCCGCTGCCGTTGCCGAGAACAACCCCGATCAGGGCATGCTGGGCGCAGCGGTCGCTGGTCTTCCCGCTGGGATCGTTGCCGACATCGTCGCCTATCCCGCCACCGGGTTCCCATGGGAAACCGAGGTGTACGGGGTATCCAAACGGATCGCGCGCGACCGCGCCGCAGCGCTGATCGAGACGATGGCGCTGCGCTGCCCGAACACAAGGATCGGCTTGCTCGGCTACAGCCAGGGCGCCGACGCGGCCGGCGACCTAGCTGCCGAGATCGGCGCCGGCGGCACTGCCATCGACCCGGCCCGGGTCGTGGCAGTGGGTTTGCTGTCCGACCCTCGCCGGGCTGCCGACGACCCGCTCGTGGGTCCCGCGGTACCGGGCGAAGGCGCGGCCGGGCCGCGGATCGGCGGCTTCGGGCAGCTGACCCCGGTCGTGCACACGTTCTGCCTGACTGGGGATCTGTACTGCGCGACGCCGACGCAGGACTTCGTGACCCGGCTGGCGGGATTCGCGGTCCGCATCTCCGAGGCCGACCCTGCTCGCGCCCAGGACTATCAGCGCGAATTCGGTCACCTGTGGGACGCGCTGTTGCGCAGCGGAGGACCGCAGGAGGTCCTGCAGCAGCAATGGGCCCACAACCAGCAGTGGGTGCAGCGTTTGTCGGATTTCCATGCCTCCGGCGTGCACCTCCGCTACGCCACCGAGCCGGTCGCCGACGGCATGACTCCAGTGGAGTGGACCCGGCGCCATCTGCTCGCGTGTGCCGAGCGACCAATGAGTTAG
- a CDS encoding CocE/NonD family hydrolase — protein sequence MSRYRRTRGRAALLVRLLSAAVVLAVCATIAAPSAIGDPGGEFTGIDGGAYAAQWNAAVDGPQPYNGITADLAVPITMDDGTVLKGDIIHPAIDGRVADGRRPVILQMQGYGKLPMLVAQAVLYSADSLGIKQPLADWVASLNLPGVGLDGVFEILQQVNSGAMEAAVQDWALAEAGYTLIQVDLRGTGTSGGQWQLFGDREKQDIAEVIDWITRQPWSDGNVGAMGLSFTAIAALEATDLMPPGLKAIFAYVGSTDMFTDIAGSGGGFGSAFLIPWLLGVNTLKMIPDVTSLIVGKFDPDQQLQWFKDRLADPFTLLSAVINGYTALTPEQLTAETRNLVDPNSGFRRGLKTDVSKVRVPTFMVDAWYDLFGTTAVSTFNAIPLPEDQKKLIMGDGYHIGAGVGGFGSPGMPPRLDVLQRAWFDHWLRGIDNGIDKYSPLTVKQQGGGWTTVPDFPRTEATYRRLYLDDIPSGTSPHARYDGGLSETARQSGVRDLTVAPGLLSICSRGTARITGGATAVIDACTKDSRIWESEGLTFTTNPVTEPTIVSGPINVHLNVVHDASDGYWVATVNDVAPDGTSREISGGQLVASLNQIDDSISTKSANGDYTEPRYFLDLDKRVLTEPGVPVTLDIAMTPIEAVLQPGHRLRINVYASNFPKGLPPSLVLAATELKPEHLRLDPAAPSWVNMPLTRSIP from the coding sequence ATGTCTAGGTATCGGAGGACGAGGGGGCGTGCGGCGCTGCTCGTACGGTTGTTGTCCGCCGCGGTGGTGTTGGCGGTGTGTGCGACGATCGCGGCCCCCTCGGCGATCGGTGACCCAGGCGGGGAATTCACCGGGATCGACGGCGGTGCCTATGCAGCCCAGTGGAACGCCGCGGTCGACGGCCCGCAGCCGTACAACGGGATCACCGCCGACCTCGCGGTTCCTATCACCATGGATGACGGGACCGTCCTCAAGGGCGACATCATCCATCCGGCGATCGACGGCCGTGTCGCGGATGGCCGCCGCCCTGTGATCCTGCAAATGCAGGGATACGGCAAGTTGCCGATGCTGGTGGCACAGGCGGTGCTGTACTCCGCGGACAGCTTGGGTATCAAGCAACCGCTCGCAGATTGGGTGGCGTCGCTGAATCTGCCGGGTGTGGGGCTGGACGGGGTGTTCGAAATCCTCCAGCAGGTCAACAGCGGGGCAATGGAAGCCGCCGTACAGGACTGGGCGCTGGCCGAAGCGGGCTACACCCTCATCCAGGTCGACCTGCGCGGAACGGGGACCTCCGGCGGTCAGTGGCAGCTGTTCGGTGATCGTGAGAAGCAAGACATCGCCGAGGTGATCGACTGGATCACCCGGCAGCCCTGGAGCGACGGCAACGTCGGGGCCATGGGCTTGTCGTTCACCGCGATCGCCGCGCTGGAGGCCACCGACCTCATGCCACCAGGGCTCAAGGCGATCTTCGCCTACGTGGGCAGTACCGACATGTTCACCGACATCGCCGGCAGCGGGGGTGGATTCGGGTCAGCGTTCCTGATCCCGTGGTTGCTGGGAGTCAACACTCTCAAGATGATCCCGGACGTGACCTCGCTGATAGTGGGCAAGTTCGATCCGGACCAACAGCTGCAGTGGTTCAAGGACCGCCTGGCCGATCCCTTCACCCTGCTCAGTGCTGTCATCAACGGCTACACGGCGTTGACCCCTGAGCAGCTCACCGCGGAAACCCGCAATCTCGTCGACCCGAACTCCGGTTTCAGGCGCGGACTCAAGACCGATGTCAGCAAGGTTCGGGTACCAACCTTCATGGTTGATGCCTGGTACGACCTGTTCGGCACCACCGCCGTCAGCACCTTCAACGCGATCCCGTTGCCGGAGGACCAGAAGAAGCTGATCATGGGCGACGGGTATCACATCGGAGCCGGAGTCGGCGGGTTCGGCAGCCCAGGTATGCCACCGCGGTTGGACGTACTGCAACGCGCCTGGTTCGACCATTGGCTGCGCGGTATCGACAATGGAATCGATAAATACAGTCCACTCACCGTCAAGCAACAAGGTGGCGGCTGGACTACCGTCCCGGACTTCCCGCGCACGGAGGCGACCTATCGACGCCTGTACCTCGACGACATTCCCTCGGGAACCAGCCCGCACGCCAGGTACGACGGCGGACTCTCGGAGACCGCACGCCAGTCGGGGGTACGTGACCTGACTGTGGCACCGGGCTTGCTGAGTATATGCAGTCGCGGCACCGCACGCATCACCGGTGGCGCCACGGCGGTCATCGATGCCTGCACCAAGGACTCCCGCATCTGGGAGTCCGAAGGATTGACCTTCACCACCAACCCGGTCACCGAACCGACCATCGTGTCCGGACCTATCAACGTGCACCTCAACGTGGTGCACGATGCCAGCGACGGGTACTGGGTGGCCACGGTCAACGATGTGGCACCCGACGGCACCTCACGCGAGATTTCCGGCGGTCAGCTGGTGGCCTCGCTGAACCAGATCGATGACTCGATCAGCACCAAATCAGCTAACGGTGACTACACCGAGCCGCGCTACTTCCTCGACCTGGACAAGCGAGTTCTTACCGAGCCGGGTGTTCCAGTGACCCTGGACATCGCCATGACGCCGATCGAGGCAGTTCTGCAACCCGGACACCGACTGCGCATCAACGTCTACGCCAGCAACTTCCCCAAGGGTCTCCCCCCGAGTTTGGTCCTGGCCGCCACTGAACTCAAGCCCGAGCATCTGCGTCTGGACCCTGCCGCACCTAGCTGGGTCAACATGCCCCTCACCCGGTCGATCCCATGA
- a CDS encoding TetR/AcrR family transcriptional regulator yields the protein MNPRPTAAESTDGRLVRWDEHKLQRRAHIIESAIAEVRETGPGASVTQIAKRAGLTRASVYRMFDSPERMYREIGRTITAQYLADFGAAIAAELPTIEMMAAAIHHYVEFCVNEPELYRFLSRMWTDYDERSVALPAHQTMAKIMVAAFGSRPEFAPIDGLEELAYGSIALMESAVARWVREPVDTREDRASLERRLTRWIDALRHSEATTASRSSSRTS from the coding sequence ATGAATCCAAGACCTACTGCCGCCGAATCCACCGACGGTCGGCTCGTCCGGTGGGACGAGCACAAACTCCAACGTCGCGCCCACATCATCGAGTCGGCGATCGCGGAAGTCCGCGAGACCGGGCCGGGCGCGAGCGTGACGCAGATCGCCAAACGGGCAGGGCTGACACGCGCCAGCGTGTACCGCATGTTCGACAGTCCTGAGCGGATGTACCGCGAGATCGGACGCACCATCACCGCGCAGTACCTGGCCGACTTCGGCGCCGCGATCGCCGCCGAACTCCCGACTATCGAGATGATGGCCGCGGCGATCCACCACTACGTCGAATTCTGTGTCAACGAGCCGGAGCTATACAGGTTCCTGAGCAGGATGTGGACCGACTACGACGAGCGCTCGGTCGCGCTGCCCGCCCACCAGACGATGGCTAAGATCATGGTGGCCGCGTTCGGCAGCCGACCGGAGTTCGCGCCGATCGACGGGCTGGAGGAGCTCGCTTACGGTTCGATCGCACTCATGGAATCGGCCGTCGCCCGATGGGTGCGCGAGCCTGTTGATACTCGCGAGGACCGAGCCTCCCTCGAACGACGGCTGACGCGCTGGATCGACGCGCTGCGCCACAGCGAGGCGACGACCGCATCCCGGTCCTCCAGCCGCACTTCGTGA
- a CDS encoding transposase, translating to MTAEFLAEAGDLARLASADQLASAAGLAPVLQQSGKMHYLRRATAGSKTMKFVFYQSALAAIRSDPASKAFYARKRAEGKRPSSSPHRAGQTPRQRLARTAAYPPALPGRLPRNRYCRLTKTLGSFWTNLGTSVVRREGSLAGPG from the coding sequence CTGACCGCCGAATTCCTGGCCGAGGCAGGCGATCTCGCCCGGCTCGCCAGCGCTGACCAGCTCGCCTCCGCTGCCGGGCTGGCGCCGGTGCTGCAACAGTCCGGCAAGATGCACTACCTGCGACGCGCGACCGCGGGCAGCAAGACGATGAAGTTCGTCTTCTACCAGTCCGCGTTGGCCGCGATCCGCTCCGACCCGGCCAGCAAAGCTTTCTACGCCCGAAAACGCGCCGAAGGCAAACGGCCATCATCAAGCCCTCATCGCGCTGGCCAGACGCCGCGTCAACGTCTTGCACGCACTGCTGCATACCCGCCAGCCCTACCGGGCCGACTACCGCGCAACCGCTACTGCCGCTTGACAAAAACATTAGGCAGCTTCTGGACCAATCTGGGAACTTCTGTTGTGCGAAGGGAGGGCTCGTTGGCAGGACCAGGGTGA
- a CDS encoding sigma-70 family RNA polymerase sigma factor, whose product MVLIVEFEAARPQLTAMAFRLLGSIHDAEDAVQSTWIKASTAEAEELRNPAAWLTTVLTRVCLDQLRMRNRRREEPLLADMVPAEALAADERYLTRENVSRALMVVLDLLTPSQRVAYVLHDLFDVPFREVAQTLDTSPGNAKKHASRARKRIEQPEPASTTAMTVDSAVVDAFLAAAAGGDIDRMVALMTDDCARVVDTALIPPDTPTLVTGARTVAEETKLFADRIRASTSMLVNGRAMHVIAPGGHILAVIDITTRDGRIARIDVTRASMHSELVLPSAMS is encoded by the coding sequence GTGGTACTGATCGTGGAGTTCGAAGCGGCCCGGCCGCAGCTGACGGCGATGGCGTTCCGGTTGCTCGGATCCATCCATGATGCGGAAGACGCCGTGCAGAGCACTTGGATCAAAGCATCGACCGCAGAAGCCGAGGAGCTTCGTAACCCGGCTGCCTGGCTTACAACCGTGCTTACCCGCGTGTGCCTCGACCAGCTACGAATGCGGAACCGTCGCCGCGAAGAGCCGCTGCTCGCGGACATGGTTCCTGCAGAGGCCCTTGCGGCGGACGAACGCTACCTCACGCGGGAGAACGTCTCCCGCGCATTGATGGTGGTCCTCGATCTCCTGACGCCCTCGCAGCGCGTCGCGTACGTTCTCCACGACCTGTTTGATGTCCCGTTTCGTGAAGTTGCCCAGACTCTGGACACCAGCCCGGGCAACGCGAAGAAGCACGCCAGCCGGGCACGCAAGCGAATCGAACAGCCCGAGCCCGCGTCGACGACAGCAATGACTGTCGACAGTGCAGTCGTCGACGCGTTCCTTGCCGCAGCTGCCGGTGGCGATATCGACCGGATGGTTGCCCTAATGACCGACGACTGTGCGCGTGTCGTCGATACCGCGCTCATCCCTCCGGATACTCCAACCCTCGTTACCGGTGCCCGCACTGTCGCCGAGGAGACGAAACTGTTCGCCGACCGAATCCGCGCCAGCACATCGATGCTCGTCAACGGTCGCGCGATGCACGTCATCGCCCCGGGCGGTCACATACTCGCAGTCATCGACATCACCACTCGTGACGGTCGTATAGCCCGGATCGACGTCACCCGAGCATCGATGCACTCGGAGCTCGTACTGCCGTCAGCAATGTCCTGA
- a CDS encoding antibiotic biosynthesis monooxygenase, producing the protein MSVQIVRFRTSPEQATAVAEQIRAVFSAVRATAPQGMHYTALRETDQPVFTPILELSDGAENPLPSIPSAAAFRDWLPSRTGDYPVPRSCTIVGRYSA; encoded by the coding sequence ATGAGCGTACAGATAGTCCGATTCCGCACCAGTCCCGAACAAGCCACCGCAGTCGCCGAACAGATCCGAGCAGTGTTCTCCGCTGTGCGCGCCACAGCCCCGCAGGGCATGCATTACACGGCTTTGCGGGAGACCGACCAACCGGTGTTCACCCCTATTCTCGAGCTCTCTGACGGAGCGGAAAACCCGCTGCCGTCGATTCCCTCCGCGGCGGCCTTCCGGGACTGGCTACCCAGCCGGACCGGCGACTACCCGGTACCAAGATCGTGCACCATCGTGGGCAGGTACAGCGCATGA
- a CDS encoding DoxX family protein, translated as MTTALFVATIVCIAANASIAVADYAKAEFVLKNSSEVHLPNRVLPYLATLKLAGAIGLVVGLTVAPWLGVAAGTGLVLFFIGAVVAHIRARVFYNLAFPSLYLLLAVASAAYMLHLTVGS; from the coding sequence ATGACGACGGCCCTGTTCGTCGCCACGATCGTGTGCATTGCGGCGAACGCCTCCATCGCTGTCGCCGACTACGCCAAGGCGGAGTTCGTGCTGAAGAACTCCTCCGAAGTACATCTCCCCAACCGCGTTCTGCCCTACCTCGCGACGTTGAAGCTGGCCGGAGCTATCGGTCTGGTCGTTGGTCTCACCGTGGCGCCCTGGCTCGGCGTCGCTGCCGGCACCGGTTTGGTCCTGTTCTTCATCGGTGCCGTCGTCGCCCACATCCGTGCCCGCGTCTTCTACAACCTCGCCTTTCCTAGCCTGTACCTGCTTCTCGCGGTAGCGTCGGCCGCCTACATGCTCCACCTGACAGTCGGATCGTGA
- a CDS encoding allantoate amidohydrolase, with amino-acid sequence MTDTFDAMWASILDVGREPSTGGYRRFAWNDADMTLREWFTDEANRRSMTVEEDRNGNLWAWWLPAGWTGEPRDAFVTGSHLDSVPDGGAFDGPLGVVSAFAAVDVVRARGIVPTRPVAVTAFTDEEGARFGVACIGSQLTCGALNPERALRLRDADGITLAEALTGAGRDPAHLGADPALTERVGVYVELHVEQGRALDLIDAPLAVASSIWPHGRWLFTFTGEANHAGATRLVDRRDPMLTFASSVHTARAAAALHDAVATFGKVRVLPNGANAIPSEIKAWLDARAADEATLTELVDHITREIHGHAAADRIGLRSEAESITPIVEFPSDTRERLQSALGHLGEIPVLPTAAGHDAGILSAKVPTAMLFVRNPTGVSHSPVEYAEPADCHTGVDALADVMAEWVS; translated from the coding sequence ATGACAGACACCTTCGACGCCATGTGGGCGTCCATCCTCGACGTCGGCCGCGAGCCGTCGACCGGCGGCTACCGGCGCTTCGCCTGGAACGACGCGGACATGACGCTACGCGAATGGTTTACCGACGAGGCGAACCGGCGCTCGATGACCGTCGAGGAGGACCGCAACGGCAACCTCTGGGCCTGGTGGCTGCCTGCCGGGTGGACCGGCGAGCCGCGTGACGCCTTCGTCACCGGTTCCCACCTGGACTCGGTGCCCGACGGCGGGGCGTTCGACGGGCCGCTCGGTGTGGTCTCGGCCTTCGCCGCCGTCGATGTCGTACGGGCGCGTGGCATCGTGCCGACCCGTCCGGTCGCCGTGACCGCGTTCACCGACGAGGAAGGCGCGCGCTTCGGAGTTGCCTGTATCGGTTCACAATTGACCTGCGGTGCCCTGAACCCCGAACGGGCACTGCGCCTTCGCGACGCCGACGGAATCACCCTCGCCGAGGCGCTCACCGGCGCGGGTCGCGATCCCGCCCACCTCGGCGCCGATCCCGCGCTCACCGAACGCGTCGGCGTCTACGTCGAACTGCATGTCGAACAGGGGCGCGCGCTCGATCTCATCGATGCGCCCCTCGCGGTGGCGTCGTCGATCTGGCCGCACGGTCGATGGCTGTTCACGTTCACTGGCGAGGCCAATCACGCGGGCGCGACCCGGCTCGTCGACCGGCGGGATCCCATGCTCACCTTCGCCTCGTCGGTCCACACCGCGCGGGCAGCCGCCGCGCTGCACGATGCGGTCGCCACGTTCGGCAAGGTGCGGGTACTTCCCAACGGCGCCAACGCGATTCCCTCTGAGATCAAAGCCTGGCTCGACGCCCGCGCCGCCGACGAAGCGACGCTGACCGAACTCGTCGACCACATCACCCGCGAGATCCACGGGCATGCCGCGGCCGACCGGATCGGCTTGCGGTCGGAGGCGGAATCGATCACGCCGATCGTCGAATTCCCTTCCGACACCCGTGAGCGGCTGCAATCAGCGCTCGGCCACCTCGGCGAGATCCCGGTACTGCCGACGGCGGCCGGGCACGACGCCGGAATCCTGTCGGCCAAAGTTCCTACCGCCATGCTGTTCGTCCGTAATCCCACGGGAGTCTCGCACTCCCCCGTCGAATACGCAGAGCCCGCCGACTGCCACACCGGTGTCGACGCGCTGGCCGATGTCATGGCCGAGTGGGTGTCCTGA